The following DNA comes from Malania oleifera isolate guangnan ecotype guangnan chromosome 12, ASM2987363v1, whole genome shotgun sequence.
cctcaaggttcttaaaccttatcatgcaatttaattaataaaagttGTAGTATGAATCTCATTTTCATCACTCAATACAAAACCCATCATATCacaactgtaacaacctgcttattttaccatttttttccatgataataaaaACTAGTATAACAAACCTAACAGATCGTAATCAACaagaacccgtgggtaccagagatacatcagaaatacaacacggaagcctaagcagcaggaaacataaaatcatacacatctcatagtaccattcaacacaataccagagttactacatccattgtaaattatatacaacccaaaagagtTCTAGGGTCACCTCCCACAAATTTCATCTTatcctatcaaaacacttaccctttagaaagggtAGAACAGCCATAACTACCTTTGCGGAGTTTTATCCGctttcctatctggggctcctgaaatgttcatataatttggggtgagacacctctcggtaaggaaaaataaattaataccagtgtgtggtaacatgagtatttctgtgttatatataaaaacatacataagcatatttagtGAAAGTGgctgtatcatatctaggaaaaacatatatactcaTAGCATGACAGAACATAATGGATTTCCacaaacataattcatctcatatgataataatacaaaaatagcCCTAGAAggttagttggctggtgtcatgtcttaccctcatatgactgggttgtgtggcccgaaggagagacctaacaatggctggccgaccactgccaagtcaaagtaaatgtctaTAAGTTCGATGGGtatgccagacctggtccatacaccaggggcatCAACACTTCAacaaaccacatcgactatccatcctcacgctgcttCATACGACAgtgataacacaatatcatgatgattatGAACACATAGATACGGTACCACACGTGTAAGCCtcaaccaagccaaccaggttctgataacatataataaattttcaaattgtgatacattgctattccatgataataattgtcaattcaacatcatcatatcacatttcatatataacgtaaaaatcatcggcccttacgccgacatttcGTATTTTATCAATCATGGCCCATACGCCGTATCATATAAatggctcggcccgtacgccaacatatcatataaatggtTTGGCCCATACGTCGGCATATCATGTAAGAACATCCTCGGCTCATACACCGGTATATCATTtcaaactttgtatcatttaatattttcccagaaaacagtaattcataataaattctactcatgccacacaaaatgggtatttcatatataaatataatgtcatttacagcagtattttctcaaacataatgcatatatatattcctgaaattaaatgttgtaaggttatacatatattttcataaaacaactagtttagtttatccccttacctaatttctgaaaagcccctacaacaACTAGTCTTGCACCcttagggttccccgttcaacatcctgaaaactacatttcccaaaacaaaaatttagtatttctatgcgtactacgttTTTTACAACTGTAGggaaggccaaatactgaataaaagtcttaccctgaatttgggatggattccaacttagtcccaccaacaatccactccagcagagttgaagagaacttttccaagagtgtcgtggtggcctcggatcgttgaATCGGAAAAAGATTGgctcgaaatcctagagagaaggagggaaaaccgaaaggagagagagagagaggaggttaTTTTGCGTAAAAATCTACTAAAAAATCGAGTTTAAGGcaatttatacactggccttcgtcgatgagccacatcacctcgtcgacgaggtcaagaaggtcgtttgtcaacaaaattcagagatgGCCAATtagcctctcagtatcttctcatcgatgaagcgtGCCCTCGTCAACAAGCCCAATAtgtcgcgttcatcgacgaggaccttgtataccccctttttaatttcctttttctccctttttattatttaaataccataattctttgggttacTACAACAACCCGACATTCAGCCGTCGTATAAAACCCGGCCTTTAGCCGTTATATCAAAACCCAgcataaaactgtcatatcaACCCCATATTTTCCATAAACCAGTATGGTTCACAATTTCACGATATATTCTCACAACCATATTCAGGTTCAGTTATGAAATAAACCATAtagattattctcatgccacacgattttagtatttaaacataataaaaaaaacaaccaaGAAAATACCTCATAGTATATCTAGTTTGTATGTTGAAAACTAGGGTATGATCACCTCCACGTTTTAGTTATTCAAAAcatgcttatatatacatatatacatataagtttTTCCATAAAAATATGAAGATGATCATCCCTCACCCATTGATTCTTTCCCAAAACACGAATACAACTATAAAACTAAGTTTTCCATCGTTCATCTCATTCAAAATAGCATATGATATACCTATATTTATAAAATCCATTTTTTGAGCGGTTGGATTTCAAAACACCAACTGAAATTGTAAGAACCTGATTCGTGATAAATGGATTAAATTGATTAAgaaaggggtaaaaaggtaattgtgcagacttcgtcaacgaggccatcaTTCGTTGAAGAAGGCTAGTGgctcttcgtcaacgaaatttagaggctCGTCAACAAGGGAATGTCGAGAGGTtcgaaaaaattggaaatatccggctcgtcgacaaaggtaatggtggacttgttgacgaggacgccaattcgtcgatgaatccacccaagtcaaagggctataaatatccaaataggttgctttggagctaagtaatctcaaatatcctctccctctctctttagaacttgaagctctctctctctctctctctcttgatttcttcaccgttcgtcacccaattcgtaaatccaacgttactgtgaggatcagggaaggattctctacgtttctagcagatcgaaatctcgtttcgagcagtttCAGGTTTTGGGCCAAAATTggggtaaggctcggttttcgtttctgtttcagaatatgtatagtagtaaggattgtaagcatgtatcgtactgtggtttataggttttggaatcttagttcgtagttttgggaccgtagagttcgtagttggaattggggttaaggtaaggggattcagtttatatcagttacttttcgAAATCGGaattggtaagcttgtaggctacgatcgtatgtatgttttggtatcttatttggggaaatctatcgggtaataTACGAGATTTTAGGATtccaatttttgagaaaattcggggatttcaggtatcatctctgttttgtttggaaaactgtttgctttgtttaaactgtattattgaaaTGACTGTTATCCATACTTGCATAAAATTGTATACCTGAATTGGAAAATAatatgatttgctgtaaaccaaataagtgtggaatgtatgattatatgtaattgttccaggtattttgtaaaacagttatgtggcggctaattaccatacgctgatatgtataggagtatgagctctaaaatgatttcaggttttgtgaaattggctaggagcggctaattatcgtatgccaaaacagttatgtggcagctaattaccgtacgctgcaccATGTATCGATGTCAAAACCGTGGacgagagtgtccaactctatatccgaaggtgtgaaatatcaccaaataTCCtagctggtcaccgaggggtgtgagttACACTGTATtgacaatgtaatcgctatgaagcTTCGGGGTTCATGGAGTAGTTACACATTAAATTTAATGCGTGTTaggattaaaatttaaattgcatgctcatttaatttgtcaaaagaaatgtcAACCAttttgaaaaacccgaatctgaactgtgttcagtaaccTTTATTTTCGATTgaaaatacgtaaaatttgagattaaaccgcattctcTAAGGAGACGATCTCACATTTGGGTTGAATATCACACGacataactcttatacttgggatagctttcgaactgTTCATTTTTCAAATGAGTCAatgactttatttttattttttatttttgataaaatttgatatttgcaaaagaaaaatattttgatttgaaCTTATTAAAAGATCATGAAAAAATTCACATATTGAgaatttttacaaatttaaaaagaACACCGAAGATGCATTTGTAttaattagatttttatttaaatatagtATTTTGCAATTTTATCTCATGTCTATAACTGCACCCATATTTTATATTGGAAAGAAAACATAAGGTCTTGTGAATAAATTTGAGAGTTCATGCTGTGATTTATAAACAAAAAgtgatattatattttttttaaatatatcttgcattataaataattgaaatattttattaaaaaattattcacTTATAATCCGTTCGAAGCATCAAAGgtatttattaataatttgaaaaaacttatttattaataatttgaAAAACCTTACTTTTGAGATACAAATCGAAATCTTGAGAACAactctttcaaatattcaaatccaAATTGATTCTTTACATGTTTATCCTTCTACGATATGGGCATTAATTGAAATTATTAACTTTGTATTTGCAAGTAtacattttgaattttgaatttaaatttgaatttgaacaaattttaatcaTCTTATCTAAatctatacaaatccaaatttaagactTCTTCCCAACATAGAATGATCCTTTGTTTGGAAACCTTAGATTTGAAGTTATATTAGATTTGggtaagatataaaataaaatttgctttgaaatttatcaaaattcactcaaatttaaattcaaggtcTAAAATTCATCTGTCCAAACACAATATTAGAgtatttacaaaattaaaaagagtaagaAAGATTCATTCCATATTTATTAGATTTTTCATGTGGCAACATTTTAATATGTATCACacataatattaaatataatatttataattttttatcttGTTTTGTATCTGTACAAATGTtttataattagaaaaaaaaaatttgtaaataattttgagtactcatattttaatttataaataaatttatttacttAAAGCATTATTAAACATTTAAACATAATGTCGAACATTATTCACGTGCAATCGCATTAAAACATGAATATGTAATATATTTTCTAACGATTTGAAAGCCTTTTACTTTCAAAATACAAAATGTTTAAAGCAACTATTTTGAAATTTACAAATTGACCAAAAAATTTGATTTAATCTTGATTGGCAATTAATGCAAACAACATAATATCTTCATTCGAAAATGCTTAGAATTTTGTACTCCGTCTTAATAATTCTATTTATTCTGAAGATTTTTTAATATACATGATTTTCCGTAATCGGATTTCTTGTTATTGGACATGTGTCGAATCCTCTTTTTTTGATTCAAAATTGGCTGCCATATATGTTTATCATACAATATGGGCATTAATTATATGCTTgttaatcttaaaaataaatactttaaatagttaaaatttaaaaaatttacgTTGAAAATTTTGTacttttttgaaatattatgtcttgaatataattttttgaaagaaagaaagaaaatgcaTTGCTAAATAAATCACGTTGCTTCCCAATATATATAACAAATGTTTATGGacaacaaagaaaaaaataattatgttttggatgccttctttattttgtttatgCTTTTTCTGAGGTTtgagagtatatatgtatatataaaattcacAGAAAATTATTATGGAATTTCATTGCAATATTTTAATTCCATATcgtttattttagaaaaataaaatgatctgATATGCACCTGGTGGGTGGACCAACCAAGGCCCAATCAGCAAGCTGGGCTGTATTTGGGAAGGACCTTTAGGCCCAACGTATACTTTTTGGGCTTTCAAGCCTTTTTAGGGCCTGTACAGATTCTaagaaagatttttaaaatagaaatatGTAGATATTATTTGAAATAATGAATTTTAGATTTTTAATTAGGACTTGCGTtcatttaaaagaaatttaaaataattttatattatttattgtttaaatttacataaattcaaatttaagcttgaatatacatgtgcataaatttaaaatgtttgacTGTTATATTATTTTATGTTATGTGTTTGCATGAGTGTATGTGTGAAATATAAATAGGCAGCCGTACAACAAAAGAatacatttttcttcttttctttatatAATGTTTGTTTGCTTTaccatattttatttatttatttattttataaaataattagcTTTGTTTTTTTCATGTACAAGAGGATAATTAATTTAACatacaactaaaaaaaaaaatgtccttTAACTTATTTACCTAAATTTTATTTTGTTCCATTTAGTATGCAAAGGGCAAATACCCTATTTTATTCAAGGCTTATATAACAAAAATTGGGTAAAATTTATTAATtccataaaatgagaaaatatagaTCAAAATTTCTGAATATAGGGAAAAGGAATTTTcacattaaaaatgaaaaaataaataaaaaaagtaataataaaataaaaagaagtggGTTAGCATCTTTAGCTTCAAACCTGCAAGCACAAAAGAAAATTCAACAAGTAAACGAGTGggaaatgtggaaaataaaataggcaagtcaatttgaaataaatttgattgattaaattgggTGTTGATTGATCAAATCAGTATTAAATTGAGTGAATCCCTAAACTTATAAATAGTAAGCTTCTAAGTATGAGAAGGGCACAGATTGACACAAAGAAATTGAAATTCAGAGAGAGGAAAAAAGAAGAATTTATCaatgagaattttgagaaaaGAAATGTGTTGGAAAGTCAAAAAGGCTAAGTTGCATAGATTGAATAAATTAAGGAGGATTTAGGATTGAAGAGCTCAAATTGTAAGTGAGGCTTGGAATTAAAAGGCTTGGGCAAAGAAGAAGGCATGATAACATAAGAGATCGATTTCTTAAATTTgtgttatttaattcaatttcagGCATGATTTTGAGCTTTAATTTTAACAATTTCCACATTATAGTCTAAACAAAATTATGGTATTTGACTCGAATTTAGCATACTCAGACCCAAATGCCCTGATTAGGATACCCACACTCGAATATCCATACCCATATCCGGATCTAATAATCTAGATTCGAATCAACTTAACTCGAATCTTATTCAATTGATCCGAGGACTCATAATCTGGATCTGGGTCCACTGACTCTCAATTCAAAGTCCAACTAAACTAAAATTAGTAAAAGTCTGCTTCGAGCCTATCAGATTGGGCTATTAGTTTAAAGACCAATAAGTAAGTAGTAACTAGGTGAACTAACCGTACCTAGGAAAAtaataagttagaagtaactctatcgaatttatattattattattatttctcgttATTCTAGACTTTTTCTTTGTGAAGTTGCGACATTGagataatatatgtatgtatacataaACTATGTAACCCTATAAaaactattttcattattacattTTAGTTTTACTACAGAATATGCTAGCATTGAAAAATGGTAAGCACCAACGTGActtcaaaaattttaaactattttgtATGCTCATTTATGAATGTAAATTAATTCTACcaaataaaattttcaacaaaaggAATCATAAAATTgtaaatttgttttaaatcaatGAATCACCagctaagaggatcttatactggtTTTAGAACTAGTCACAAGGACAATATGAGACTAGATGCACACTAATACTCTCTCTCGTGCCCATGGGGAAAATAAGGTGACAAGAGCCCACAGGAAAAATTAGATGAAGAGAAGTCCAACCTACCAAAGAGCCAAGTAGCCCAAGTTACCACGTTAAAATTGAATAAGaggatttttctttatttttcattcaATAATACAATGGTATATTTATAGATGAGTTAATccaaaattattcataaatatgTGCTCTATAATAAATAGACAATATccaaaattattcataaatatgTGCTCTATAATAAATagacaataaatgaaaaataaaaagggaatATGTATCTCTAACAAAAATCAATGATATATTTATAGATGAGTTAATccaaaattattcataaatatgTGCTCTATAATAAATAGACAATAAATGAAGAATAAAAAGTGAATATGTATCTCTAACAAAAATCAATGATATATTCAAGTAATTGAACactaaaatcaagaaaattttaatttcatttcactCTTTCAGTCCATTTTCCGGGCAATCACAAAATAGGGGAACAAACTTAAGGAGAGAATGAAATTGTGAAGTTACAAAAAGCAATTTTATTAACTCTCTCAACGGAATTTGAAACCAAATCAATTAATTTCAGTCGTTGGCGGTGGCAAGCTGAAGCGAGAGCAGCTCCTCCTCGGGAATGGTGCGAATGTGGCAATCGGAGCGGGGGTAGGAGGCGCAGAGCAGGGCGTAGCCGCGCTCAACGACGTCGTCGCTGAGCATGCCTTCGCTCTGGTCGACGGAGCCGGCGAGGAGGCGGGCGGGGCAGGTCATGCACACGCCGAGCTTGCAGTCGTGGGGGACGGAGAGCCCGGCGTCGACGGCCTTGGCCAAGATGGTCTCGTCGGGCTCCACCGCCAGCTCCGTGGTTCGACCCTCGTGCTCTATCACCACCTTGTAAGAACACCCCACGGCCGTTCTCCGGCGCGGCAGGCGGTGGGGCCTGGAGGCGATGGGTGGAAAGGGAGAGAGCCTGGGGGTGCGTTGCTTTGATTCTAAAGGGAGAGTGATGGGAGAGGAAGGGGATGCAGCGAAATGGGGCAGAGTTGCCATTGCCATGGCTTTGGATTTTACAGTGTATGGAGAAAGTGACGGTGGAGGAGAGAGGCGGTGGGAGGGATTGAGGGATTGTGTGGTGTTTGGGAGGATAAGGTTATGAACTTACTGAATGGAGGCAATATGTGTCGCTCTATGTGAGTTCTGTATAGTTTATCATTAAATGTGAGTAAAGTAGGTATTTGAAGGGATTAGAATTTTGTAGTTTTACAAGTTTAATTTTGAGGATAGAGAATAAAGATGAGATATGAGATTAGGTTTTTGAGtgcattttgtattttttttttttttaattattagatCAGGAACATTACAATTtagataattaattaaaattttgagtATTGTGCAAGTGACTACCAGAAAGTTTAACTCTAATAAGTAATCATGAATTGAAAATCacttaaaatcaaaatatttagGCAGTTTAATctaatgatttttttatttttttttcatatctaGTAGGCATTCCGACCCTAATGAAAccgaaaaaaaaattgttgttgTAGTTGTACATTAATTAATTTGATGAGTTTATTTTGATTTACTAGTTAATGGccaaaaagaaacagaaaaaaaaaatcataaaaactactATGAATTTTAGGTCAAAATTTGTATGAACAAGAAGAAGCAAGATAGGTTAGACGAAGTAactctattattatttttttctttgtcAATTGAAAATCAAGGCCCCATTTTATACTTTTCTCAACACTCATAAGTTTAAATATAAACCCTCTAACAAGAAAGTTTCAATTTCTAATCACTAGAATGTGTTGTTGGAGATTATACCAACTATATCTTTTTAGTATACTATTGAAATAATTGTGACTTTCAAGTCAAAATTACTAAAAGTTTGATTGATGAAATATTAATTGTCTAATTTGAATGTTTTGCAACTAATTAAAATTACTACAGCAAAGATCACGGTCACTGACAGATCTATATAAAGGTAGGTGGGGTAGATGCTTCCATTTTAAAATAGAGGTTGATGGtaaattaaaaatatgttttactgaAATATTAACTTTCCACACTCTCAATTAAAGGTAACAAAGCCCCCACAGGTATGGTGCGGTAGAaagacatcagcacgtaagaagaaGCATTGGAAATTCAAttctaggtagatacactcactgAGCCAGCGgtacttgtggatggtgagaatttattctgtgagccagcggggaccgtggatggtgagagttcgctctatgagccagcggggactgtgaatggtgagagttctctgtgagccaacgggaagcatggatggtaatggagatgtgtcctagAGGTCGAGTTggtcgaacgtccaactgatacaTAGAAGTCGTGTCTGCATTCTAAACTTTacttgatcagcgagacctagggagaggacgctgatccataggtttggtgccacaccaAGGGGTTCGAatggcttgttggtggctggagttcctatgtaataaaaaaataaaaaataaaggtaacaaacatggataatttagaaaattttgtAATTAATTTTGTTTGCTAGTgttaaatatgaaagtatatgttttttTAACTAAtatggaaaataagaaaaaatatttatattccaTTATTTACACAATTTTTTTAGTTGTAGTGAGAAAAATTTTTGGATCCGTCATTAACCGTATAGTCAAACTAATAACTTTAACTTTAAACTTGCTCAAATCttatttgttaaaaatatttagaaTCATATAATCACGCAtataaatatgattatatagagCCTCGAGTTTAGAAAATTCACTTTATTCCTCATAAATAGGACGAAAAATCTTAAGCAACTAGTGACAATAAACGGATGTGACATAAGATAGTGTTTGAGAAAatgaatttagagttttgaattttgatttgtataaatttgaaagaaagaatttcaaaaaatagtttaaaaaatttatttaaatcatacaaattcaaatccaaattttgAATTATATGTTTCCAAACAGAGAGTAAAAGAATTCTATAAACAAGCAACATAAATTGTGAACGAGTTTCTCAAGGAATGTTATCTTAAAGTTCACCAATCAGCAGTTAGGCCCAATTTGGAACTCAAAGTATTatagaaaggaaaggaaaatattgtgaaatcctcatttttatgtttgattatcaaggaagatgagaaagaaaataaaaaatatactaaatctatgaacaaaaatttgatcttatacataattaatatttaatattctcTAATTTTTAGTCATGTTACaacaaactttttatttttgagagtatttagtTGTAaaggaaaatataagaaaaaataaatttcctcatTCTGTTTATTTTTTCACATAAAATCTTTGATCTAATCGGACCTAAGGAagttaaaattctttaaaaaaaaatgtgtgaaataATGATGGCtccaaattaaaatatataagatGAGATTAAGGTAAAAGTTAACCACCTACTAATGTTCATGCTTGCCCTTACCTCATTGGAAAGGTTGTATTATCAAAGTCTTTTCCAAGTAAGAAATTAATTAAAGAAGTCAACCATTGTGTTTTGACAATCTTACACACTaat
Coding sequences within:
- the LOC131144143 gene encoding ferredoxin C 1, chloroplastic, whose product is MAMATLPHFAASPSSPITLPLESKQRTPRLSPFPPIASRPHRLPRRRTAVGCSYKVVIEHEGRTTELAVEPDETILAKAVDAGLSVPHDCKLGVCMTCPARLLAGSVDQSEGMLSDDVVERGYALLCASYPRSDCHIRTIPEEELLSLQLATAND